The following proteins are encoded in a genomic region of Syntrophotaleaceae bacterium:
- a CDS encoding TonB-dependent receptor: MTYFTCIGSVLFVLLTMFFTPAAAQDEHQKKDVVTLPEIEVEGKFKEEEFVGPLFTDTSTKTKITDKGINTLGPTYKMSVPKAINLIPSVHQQSVDPLGLGDMSNYHESFRFRGIEPTGGGNPSTPINVENLPVSGRPGGGANIYDLENFSSISIYKGGLPGDQGFGLTNIGGKIDMEVKRPTDSFGFNLKQALGSHDAGRTYLRLDSGVLPSRTAGFLSYSHTAADKWKGEGDSERNNAMLGLTQKLGDRLKIEAFSIYNEVEANPYRVLNFGQASSLGENYNFDFSKNPSDYFYYGYNKNKFEDYNLFGSIEYSFSEDASVILKPFYWKDEGYYQETITMRNGQNRIRRWDIDHDLYGFQAGYSMMIDAFSFDIGYFYLEQERPGPPTSWKLYQVSNDTLIFDRWQLLSNSSRHRQNMPYVSGKYFFGPFQFQAGLKYLDYSMPKITTYNTQGIPDVGYQTALDMASSIIPGASADSKDFEEVLPNASLSYALTDSLSCYFSYGRNYGMSVALYPFYISQQAAFNSRGITLQNLWDNQELEIADSFDFGFRYISEKLYIVPTVYYAKHKNKTATYYDASLDATFPAAIFDAEAYGFELEAGVMPIRNLSLYGSFSYNRFYFSEDINDQAGTTISVKGNQVPDAPEFLVKGIASYRIGDFTFSPVVRYWSSRYGDILQEEKIDDAVVFDFGVSYDKNFSNSWVKDLNISLWLNNVFDKEYISIINTSDYTTLGSTYQVGAPFTIYATLSLAF, encoded by the coding sequence ATGACATATTTCACTTGCATCGGGTCTGTGCTGTTCGTTCTGCTGACCATGTTTTTCACCCCCGCGGCTGCCCAGGATGAGCATCAGAAAAAGGATGTCGTCACGTTGCCAGAGATTGAAGTCGAAGGCAAATTCAAGGAAGAAGAGTTTGTGGGGCCTCTTTTTACGGACACCAGCACCAAGACAAAAATCACGGACAAGGGGATCAACACCCTCGGACCCACATACAAGATGTCCGTGCCAAAGGCCATCAATCTGATCCCATCCGTGCACCAGCAGAGCGTGGACCCTCTAGGCCTGGGGGATATGAGCAATTATCACGAATCGTTCCGGTTCAGGGGTATTGAGCCGACGGGGGGAGGCAACCCCTCCACCCCAATTAACGTGGAAAACCTTCCGGTGTCGGGAAGGCCTGGAGGAGGTGCCAATATCTACGATTTGGAAAATTTCAGCAGCATATCCATTTATAAGGGCGGCCTTCCAGGGGACCAGGGATTCGGTCTCACGAATATCGGTGGGAAAATCGATATGGAAGTCAAGCGGCCAACAGACAGCTTCGGCTTCAATCTCAAGCAGGCCTTGGGCAGTCATGATGCCGGAAGGACTTATCTGCGGCTCGATTCAGGGGTTCTGCCATCCCGAACGGCCGGATTCCTGTCCTATTCCCATACTGCCGCAGACAAGTGGAAGGGAGAGGGAGATTCCGAACGGAACAATGCAATGCTGGGCTTAACCCAAAAACTCGGCGATAGACTCAAAATTGAGGCCTTCTCCATTTATAACGAAGTAGAGGCAAATCCGTATAGAGTGCTGAATTTTGGACAGGCTTCGTCGCTTGGCGAAAACTACAATTTCGATTTTTCCAAAAATCCATCTGATTATTTTTATTACGGATACAATAAAAATAAATTCGAGGATTACAATTTGTTTGGCAGTATTGAATATTCTTTCTCAGAAGATGCATCAGTCATATTAAAACCTTTTTATTGGAAGGATGAAGGTTATTACCAGGAAACGATAACCATGAGAAATGGTCAAAATCGGATTCGCAGATGGGATATCGATCATGATCTGTATGGTTTCCAGGCAGGATATTCTATGATGATCGACGCCTTCTCGTTTGATATCGGCTATTTTTACCTTGAACAGGAAAGACCCGGGCCGCCCACTTCCTGGAAATTATATCAGGTGTCAAACGACACGCTGATTTTCGACAGATGGCAACTTCTCTCCAATTCATCACGACATCGTCAGAATATGCCTTATGTTTCCGGCAAATATTTTTTCGGACCATTTCAATTCCAGGCCGGCCTTAAATACCTTGATTATTCAATGCCAAAAATAACCACATACAATACTCAAGGAATTCCGGATGTCGGTTATCAAACAGCCCTTGACATGGCCTCCTCCATTATCCCCGGCGCAAGCGCTGATTCCAAGGATTTCGAGGAGGTCCTTCCGAATGCCAGCTTGAGCTATGCCCTCACCGATTCCTTGAGCTGCTACTTTTCCTACGGCAGAAACTATGGCATGAGCGTGGCCCTTTATCCTTTTTATATTTCCCAACAAGCTGCTTTCAATAGCAGGGGGATCACCTTGCAGAATCTTTGGGACAACCAGGAATTGGAAATCGCGGACAGCTTTGATTTTGGATTCCGATATATCTCGGAAAAGCTGTATATCGTTCCCACCGTCTATTATGCCAAGCACAAAAACAAGACAGCCACCTATTACGATGCATCCCTTGATGCGACATTTCCAGCAGCCATTTTCGATGCGGAGGCCTACGGTTTTGAACTGGAGGCCGGGGTCATGCCTATTAGGAACCTGTCCTTGTATGGCTCTTTTTCTTACAACCGCTTCTATTTTTCGGAGGATATTAATGACCAGGCAGGCACAACTATTTCTGTTAAAGGGAACCAGGTGCCTGATGCCCCTGAATTTTTGGTAAAAGGGATCGCGAGTTACCGCATCGGAGACTTTACTTTTTCACCGGTTGTCCGATACTGGTCCAGCCGATACGGTGATATCCTTCAGGAAGAAAAAATCGACGACGCCGTAGTCTTCGACTTCGGTGTCTCCTATGATAAGAATTTCTCGAATTCCTGGGTCAAAGATCTAAACATTTCTCTATGGTTGAACAACGTTTTCGACAAAGAGTACATCAGTATCATCAATACTTCTGACTACACTACGCTAGGATCCACGTATCAGGTAGGGGCACCTTTCACGATATATGCAACGTTATCTCTGGCTTTCTGA
- the grxC gene encoding glutaredoxin 3, which yields MSRIEIYTKNYCPYCRRAKELLQGRNIDFIEYDVTDDPEKEEEMRQRSGRRTVPEIFINDRLIGGCDDLFALDQRGDLDALLQG from the coding sequence ATGAGTAGAATCGAAATATACACCAAAAATTACTGTCCCTACTGCCGCCGTGCCAAAGAATTGCTGCAGGGTAGAAACATTGATTTTATCGAGTACGACGTGACGGACGATCCTGAGAAGGAAGAGGAAATGCGGCAACGCTCTGGCCGCCGCACGGTTCCCGAGATTTTCATCAACGACCGGTTGATCGGCGGCTGTGACGACCTGTTTGCGCTGGACCAAAGAGGCGATTTGGATGCCTTGTTGCAGGGATGA
- a CDS encoding bifunctional homocysteine S-methyltransferase/methylenetetrahydrofolate reductase, translating into MNPKHVVQMLREQVLVGDGAMGTQLYSRGVPLEVRFESLNLTRPELVAEIHRSYVAAGARLLETNSFAANAPALATAGLEKKVREVNRAAARLARGEAGDKLLVAGSVGPLLRPRGEAAEGTVDRRAELFRAQMEGLAKGGVDLFLLETFSELEELLTALQVAKELSLPVIAQMAFFEDGRTRHGITAEEAARRLEDAGADAVGANCGSGPRELLLVLKRMAGVTQLPLAGFANSGFPQFINGRYIYLATPEYFAHMGQELVQVGATLVGGCCGTTPGHIRHLAAALANLQPAVRQAEVAPLLAPRSFPPPAERPKSFLDNWGKRPVVTVEIGPPKGLDCSKVLQGSQALAKAGADAISLTENPLARIRMGNIALARLIQEGTGIEVIIHMTGRDRNLIGLHSDLMGAHLLGIRNVLAVTGDPVPIGGESGATSVFDLNSIGILELLQALNRGTTLLGADIGGRTGIVAGAAFNPNVKDIEGQIRKLEKKIAAGACFVETQPVFSPKVMEEMLERLAPLQIPVLVGLMPLVSERNAEFLHNEVPGIRLSDDIRRRMRGTSGMEGIREGLAIARELIDAGGSRTKGYTLMPPFGKIELALELLQYIKGRRS; encoded by the coding sequence ATGAACCCCAAACATGTAGTGCAGATGCTCAGGGAACAGGTCCTGGTCGGCGACGGAGCCATGGGGACCCAGCTTTACAGCCGCGGTGTGCCTCTGGAGGTGCGTTTCGAATCCCTCAATCTGACTCGTCCGGAACTGGTTGCGGAGATCCATCGGTCTTATGTGGCGGCCGGAGCCCGTCTGCTGGAAACCAACAGCTTTGCAGCAAACGCTCCCGCCCTGGCAACGGCCGGCCTTGAAAAAAAGGTTCGAGAAGTCAATCGGGCTGCGGCTCGGCTTGCCAGGGGCGAGGCCGGGGACAAACTGCTGGTGGCCGGTTCCGTTGGGCCTTTGCTCAGGCCGCGGGGAGAGGCGGCCGAAGGAACCGTGGATCGAAGGGCCGAGCTGTTTCGCGCGCAGATGGAAGGGTTGGCGAAAGGGGGCGTGGATCTTTTCCTGCTCGAAACCTTTTCCGAACTCGAAGAGCTGTTAACGGCCCTGCAGGTGGCGAAGGAGTTAAGCCTGCCGGTCATCGCCCAGATGGCGTTTTTTGAGGACGGCCGAACCCGGCATGGAATAACGGCCGAAGAGGCCGCGCGGCGACTGGAGGACGCCGGTGCCGATGCTGTAGGCGCCAATTGCGGTTCCGGGCCCAGGGAATTGCTGCTCGTTCTGAAGCGCATGGCCGGTGTCACCCAACTGCCTCTGGCGGGGTTCGCCAATTCCGGATTCCCTCAGTTTATTAACGGCCGCTACATCTATCTGGCAACGCCTGAATATTTTGCCCATATGGGTCAAGAATTGGTCCAGGTCGGCGCGACCCTGGTCGGCGGCTGCTGTGGTACCACCCCCGGTCATATCCGACATCTGGCGGCCGCTCTGGCCAACCTGCAACCCGCTGTCCGTCAGGCAGAAGTCGCTCCCCTCCTCGCACCCCGATCTTTTCCGCCGCCGGCGGAAAGACCCAAATCCTTTCTCGACAACTGGGGGAAAAGGCCGGTGGTGACCGTCGAAATCGGTCCCCCCAAAGGGTTGGATTGCAGTAAGGTTCTGCAGGGGTCCCAGGCTTTGGCGAAAGCGGGTGCCGACGCCATCAGCCTGACCGAAAATCCCCTGGCCCGCATCCGGATGGGCAACATCGCTCTTGCGCGGCTGATCCAGGAAGGGACGGGGATCGAGGTGATTATCCATATGACCGGCCGGGACCGGAATCTGATCGGCCTGCATTCGGACCTGATGGGTGCCCACCTGCTCGGCATTCGCAATGTTCTGGCCGTGACCGGCGATCCCGTACCGATTGGAGGCGAGAGTGGCGCGACCAGCGTTTTCGATCTCAATTCAATCGGGATTCTCGAGCTGCTGCAGGCTCTCAACCGCGGAACCACTCTGCTTGGTGCTGATATCGGAGGCAGGACGGGGATTGTGGCGGGGGCAGCCTTCAATCCCAATGTCAAGGATATCGAGGGGCAGATCCGTAAACTGGAGAAGAAGATTGCCGCCGGAGCCTGTTTTGTCGAGACCCAGCCGGTTTTTTCCCCGAAGGTGATGGAGGAAATGCTGGAGCGGCTGGCCCCTCTGCAGATCCCGGTGCTGGTCGGACTGATGCCTCTGGTCAGCGAACGCAATGCCGAGTTTCTTCATAACGAGGTGCCGGGCATCCGCCTGTCCGACGACATCCGCCGCCGCATGCGCGGGACCAGCGGGATGGAGGGGATAAGGGAGGGTTTGGCCATTGCCCGGGAACTGATAGATGCCGGAGGCAGCCGGACAAAGGGTTATACCCTGATGCCCCCTTTCGGCAAGATCGAACTGGCACTGGAGTTGCTTCAGTATATTAAAGGCCGAAGGTCTTAA
- a CDS encoding CoA pyrophosphatase produces the protein MLDPVVIQAALADHPPRVIDRGVLRPAAVLVPLYWKKDQEVLLFTLRTDHLPDHAGEISFPGGRQDEGDASLEETALREAEEEMGIRPADVCILGRLDDFVSVYGYHVTPFVGSLPWPYPFRANPSEIAEVIEVPLERLCDPAVFHMENWEHKGRLHPVGFFTIDHHQIWGLTAAILRQFLQRIGVIGF, from the coding sequence ATGCTGGACCCGGTTGTCATTCAAGCCGCCCTGGCAGATCATCCCCCTCGAGTCATTGACCGAGGAGTTCTGCGTCCGGCAGCGGTGCTTGTGCCTCTCTACTGGAAAAAGGACCAGGAGGTCCTGCTCTTTACCCTGCGAACAGACCATCTGCCGGACCATGCCGGGGAAATTTCCTTTCCCGGAGGGCGCCAGGACGAAGGCGATGCCAGCCTGGAGGAAACCGCTCTGCGAGAGGCTGAGGAAGAGATGGGGATTCGACCGGCCGATGTTTGTATTCTCGGGCGGTTGGATGATTTCGTGTCGGTTTACGGCTATCATGTCACCCCCTTCGTCGGGTCCCTCCCCTGGCCCTATCCCTTTCGCGCCAATCCCAGTGAAATCGCCGAAGTGATCGAAGTTCCCCTGGAGCGCCTTTGCGATCCGGCTGTCTTTCATATGGAAAACTGGGAACACAAGGGACGCCTCCATCCGGTAGGCTTTTTCACCATCGACCATCATCAGATCTGGGGCTTAACGGCTGCCATTCTCCGGCAGTTCCTTCAACGAATCGGGGTCATCGGATTCTGA
- the rpe gene encoding ribulose-phosphate 3-epimerase — translation MIKIAPSILSADFACLGQEIEAIAAGGADYVHVDVMDGHFVPNITIGPLVVEAARRVTDLPLDVHLMIENPDLYIPEFARAGADIITVHGEAVHHLHRTVQLIKSHGRKAGVSINPATSVSILDVILEDLDLVLVMSVNPGFGGQTFIPACLAKIEALRKMIDRRGLSVELEVDGGVKLDNIRAIAAAGADVFVAGSAVFGTSDYRATITALRDRAAGHSA, via the coding sequence ATGATCAAAATCGCCCCTTCCATTCTCTCCGCCGACTTTGCCTGCCTGGGCCAGGAAATCGAGGCCATTGCTGCCGGCGGCGCCGATTACGTCCATGTCGATGTCATGGATGGCCACTTCGTTCCCAATATCACCATCGGACCGTTGGTGGTCGAGGCCGCCCGGCGGGTAACGGACCTGCCTCTCGATGTCCACCTGATGATCGAAAATCCCGATCTCTACATTCCCGAATTCGCCCGGGCGGGAGCCGACATCATCACTGTTCACGGCGAGGCGGTCCATCACCTTCACCGGACCGTGCAACTGATCAAAAGTCATGGACGAAAGGCCGGAGTTTCCATTAATCCCGCCACCTCCGTATCCATCCTGGACGTGATTCTCGAGGATCTGGATCTCGTGCTGGTGATGTCGGTCAACCCCGGTTTCGGCGGGCAGACCTTCATTCCGGCCTGTCTGGCGAAGATCGAAGCCCTGAGAAAAATGATCGATCGGCGCGGTCTGTCTGTGGAGCTGGAGGTGGACGGCGGTGTGAAACTGGACAATATCCGGGCAATTGCCGCGGCGGGCGCCGATGTTTTTGTTGCCGGCAGTGCCGTTTTCGGTACTTCCGATTATCGTGCCACCATTACGGCCCTGCGGGACCGGGCTGCCGGCCATTCCGCCTGA
- the rsmB gene encoding 16S rRNA (cytosine(967)-C(5))-methyltransferase RsmB, with amino-acid sequence MKKTDVRRLAFEILTEVEDGAFSDQALDAVLAANPHMDDRDRRLLTELVYGVLRYRGRLDYALSCFCRQPLTRIEPAVVQLLRLGGYQLLLLDRIPQRAAVHETVELARRLGLARVTGFINGILRALIRGIDAIPWPDRNSDPRAYLQRVLSLPNWLAGQWLDQYGCTEALALAEAMLKQAPFTVRVNTQKTTREAFLAALQEAGYRAEATAYVAEGVIVAEGPGRRLPGDREGWYQVQDEASMLMACLIAPKAGERLLDCCAAPGGKTTHLAALADNRAEILALDIDAERLALVEQGARRLGLSGIACRTWDVTSPSAFLVPDSFDRVLVDAPCSGLGVLRRNPESRWRRTPDDLRTNSERQSMLLDRVAPLVRLGGRLFYSVCTLAQEETTVVAERFLSGHGEFSREDLREQAPQSWQELFDEQGALRTFPHRHHGMDAFYAVSFRRN; translated from the coding sequence TTGAAAAAAACCGATGTTCGCAGGCTGGCCTTTGAGATTTTAACCGAGGTCGAGGATGGAGCTTTTTCCGACCAGGCTCTCGATGCCGTACTTGCCGCCAACCCTCATATGGATGATCGTGACCGGAGGCTGCTCACGGAACTGGTCTACGGCGTTCTGCGCTACCGCGGCCGCCTCGATTACGCGCTTTCCTGTTTCTGCCGGCAGCCTTTGACCCGAATCGAACCAGCCGTGGTGCAACTGCTGCGCCTCGGCGGTTACCAGCTTCTGTTGCTCGACCGGATACCTCAACGTGCGGCAGTGCACGAAACGGTGGAGCTTGCCCGCCGCCTGGGCCTGGCCAGGGTAACCGGTTTTATCAACGGCATATTGCGAGCCCTGATCCGCGGTATCGACGCCATCCCCTGGCCGGACCGCAACTCTGATCCTCGGGCTTACCTGCAGCGGGTTTTGTCCCTCCCAAATTGGCTGGCGGGGCAATGGCTCGATCAGTACGGCTGTACAGAAGCTCTGGCTCTGGCCGAAGCAATGTTGAAGCAGGCTCCCTTCACCGTGCGGGTGAATACCCAAAAAACGACCCGTGAGGCCTTTCTTGCAGCTTTGCAGGAGGCGGGCTACCGGGCTGAAGCGACCGCTTATGTTGCCGAAGGGGTCATCGTCGCTGAGGGTCCCGGCCGCCGCCTGCCCGGAGACCGGGAGGGATGGTATCAGGTGCAGGATGAAGCAAGCATGCTGATGGCCTGCCTGATCGCTCCAAAGGCTGGGGAAAGGCTGCTCGACTGTTGCGCGGCGCCTGGAGGCAAGACCACTCATCTTGCAGCTCTGGCGGATAATCGGGCCGAAATCCTCGCTTTGGATATCGATGCCGAGCGGTTGGCTTTGGTCGAGCAGGGGGCCCGACGGCTCGGTCTTTCGGGTATCGCCTGTCGAACCTGGGACGTGACCTCGCCGTCCGCTTTTCTCGTACCGGACAGTTTTGACCGGGTCCTGGTCGACGCCCCCTGCAGCGGGCTCGGCGTACTGCGTCGAAATCCCGAGAGCCGCTGGCGGCGCACGCCTGACGATCTGCGGACCAACAGCGAGCGGCAGTCGATGCTGCTGGATCGGGTTGCACCGCTGGTGCGCCTGGGAGGACGCCTGTTCTACTCCGTATGCACCCTGGCACAGGAAGAAACCACTGTTGTCGCCGAAAGGTTTTTGTCCGGCCACGGTGAATTCAGCCGGGAGGATCTGCGGGAGCAGGCACCGCAGTCATGGCAGGAACTTTTCGACGAGCAGGGCGCATTACGGACGTTTCCCCACCGGCATCACGGCATGGATGCCTTCTATGCCGTCTCCTTTCGGCGGAATTGA
- the htpX gene encoding zinc metalloprotease HtpX, which yields MNLFRTILLMTVLTLLLVWAGGMIGGQNGALIALILAGVMNLGSYWFSDKIVIRMYRGRQVESGPLYEVVREICQRNALPMPRVYMLPQTTPNAFATGRNPQHAAVAATEGILQILSREELMGVMAHEMSHVKHRDILIGSIAATIAGAISYLAHMAQWAAIFGGFGGRDDDDGNPIGMLLLIIFAPLAAMLVQMAISRSREYEADRAGARLCGNPFYLSSALRKLDAANSRHPMPRVNEATAHMFIVNPLRGGGLTSLFSTHPPMAERIRRLESMTIG from the coding sequence ATGAACCTGTTTCGAACGATTCTGCTGATGACGGTCCTGACCCTTCTTCTGGTTTGGGCCGGAGGAATGATAGGTGGACAGAATGGGGCTTTGATCGCCCTGATTTTGGCCGGAGTGATGAATCTGGGCTCCTACTGGTTTTCGGATAAAATCGTGATCCGGATGTATCGGGGACGGCAGGTGGAAAGCGGTCCGCTTTACGAGGTCGTGCGGGAGATTTGCCAGCGCAACGCCCTGCCCATGCCCCGCGTCTACATGCTGCCCCAGACCACTCCAAACGCCTTTGCCACTGGACGCAACCCCCAGCACGCCGCTGTTGCTGCCACCGAGGGGATTTTGCAGATTCTCAGCCGCGAAGAGCTGATGGGAGTCATGGCCCATGAAATGAGCCATGTCAAACACCGGGACATCCTGATCGGCTCGATCGCCGCAACCATCGCCGGGGCCATTTCCTACCTGGCGCACATGGCTCAGTGGGCGGCTATTTTCGGCGGTTTTGGAGGGCGGGACGATGACGACGGCAATCCCATCGGAATGCTGTTGTTGATCATCTTCGCACCGCTGGCAGCCATGCTGGTGCAGATGGCCATATCCCGCTCCCGGGAATACGAGGCCGACCGGGCAGGCGCCAGACTTTGCGGCAACCCGTTCTATCTCTCCAGCGCCCTGCGGAAACTGGATGCGGCCAACTCACGGCATCCGATGCCAAGGGTCAATGAAGCCACGGCTCATATGTTTATCGTCAACCCCCTGCGAGGGGGAGGGCTGACCAGTCTGTTTTCCACGCATCCGCCGATGGCCGAGCGGATTCGTCGCTTGGAAAGTATGACCATAGGCTGA
- a CDS encoding DUF116 domain-containing protein — MSNACCTEKAYGSSQAVFLGVLAIIGLLLLLLSFFVWWVPSIGLANIHPQLPRWFGILLGVGVIAILTVLLLLGLTLVSGKDLFFSRRLRGLAIKYLLPAIIGIGQVLGVDRDSLQRSFISLNNKLVRGRGLRVPASQAIILLPHCLQLHDCPIKVTGDIEKCIRCGKCCIGGLAELAKERGISIAVATGGTLARKILTEKRPRFVLAVACERDLTAGIRDAYPLPVIGVFNQRPAGPCYNTHIDLADVRKALDEHVIS; from the coding sequence GTGAGTAACGCCTGTTGTACTGAGAAGGCTTACGGATCTTCGCAGGCGGTTTTTCTCGGGGTCCTGGCCATTATCGGATTGCTGCTGCTGCTACTGTCCTTTTTTGTCTGGTGGGTTCCGAGCATAGGGCTGGCCAATATTCATCCCCAGCTGCCCCGCTGGTTTGGCATACTGCTGGGGGTCGGCGTCATTGCTATCCTCACCGTTCTGCTGCTGTTGGGCCTGACTCTGGTCAGCGGCAAAGACCTTTTCTTTTCCAGGCGCCTTCGCGGCCTGGCCATTAAATATCTGCTGCCCGCTATCATTGGCATAGGGCAGGTCCTGGGTGTGGATCGGGATTCCCTGCAGCGTTCCTTTATTTCCTTGAACAACAAGCTGGTACGGGGACGCGGCTTGCGTGTCCCGGCCAGCCAGGCCATCATCCTGCTGCCCCATTGCCTGCAACTGCATGATTGTCCGATCAAGGTTACCGGAGACATCGAAAAATGTATACGCTGCGGCAAATGCTGCATCGGGGGATTGGCGGAACTGGCCAAGGAACGGGGTATCTCCATTGCCGTTGCCACCGGAGGAACCCTTGCGCGCAAGATTTTGACGGAAAAACGGCCCCGCTTCGTGCTGGCGGTGGCCTGCGAAAGGGACCTGACGGCGGGCATCCGCGATGCCTATCCCCTGCCGGTGATCGGTGTTTTCAACCAGCGCCCCGCAGGTCCCTGCTATAATACCCATATCGACCTTGCTGATGTTCGCAAGGCCCTCGATGAGCACGTCATTTCCTGA